The Spirochaetaceae bacterium DNA segment TTTGCAGACACGTACCTTTTTATCATCTTTAAAATTAAAGGCCGTACGTACAGGGCCGCATTTACTGCAATTTAACATAACATTAGAGATATGCAAAGAACCTTCCAGCTCTAAAATAGCTCCTTTTTCACCTTGCTGACGCGGTTTTTGTGTCTTTTTAATTATGTTACAACCTTCTACTATAACACGATTTTTGACCCTATCAACACGTAAAATTTTACCGGTTCTTTTTTTATCTTTACCGGCAATAATCGTTACTAAATCGCCCTTCTTTATTTTAAATGTATTCATTTTTTCTCCTAAAGCACTAAAGGCGTCCCTTAAAGCACCTCTGGTGCTAGGGAGATAATTTTCATAAAACTAGCAGTCTCACGCAGCTCGCGTGCTACAGGACCAAATATACGTTTACCTACCGGATTTTGATTATTATCAAGTAATACGCAGGCGTTATCATCAAAACGTACATACGAACCATCAGGGCGGCGATATTCTTTACTTACCCTTACAATTACAGCTTTACGAACCACCCCTTTTTTAATAGGGGTGTTGGGGGTTACCTCGCGGATAGCAACTACCACAATATCACCAATTTTGGCATAACGTTTTTTACTGCCGCCAAGCACCTTAATACAACGCGCTATTTTTGCTCCCGAATTATCGGCTACGGTCATCTCTGTTAATACCTGAATCATTTAGTAACCTCTCCTAACGTGCCTTTTCCACTATATTAATTAAGCGAAAATATTTTTGCTTAGATAACGGACGACACTCTTCTATCATAACTTTATCGCCCTGCGCAGCTTCATTTTTTTCATCATGTGCCTTATATTTTTTACTTTTTAAGACATATTTTTTGTAAAGAGGATGCAATATTCTTCCTTCAACAGTAACTACGATAGTTTTATCCATTTTATCGCTGCTTACAATGCCTATTAAGGTTTTGCGGTTAGCCTTCTTAGCTTTTTCACTCATAATTACCCGTTCCTCTTTTGATGAATAAGTGTATTAAGCCTCGCTATAGCACGACGCATATTTCGCTTCTCCATAACATTTTCCACTTTACCCATTACCGCCGTAAAACGATACTCACGCAACTTTTTAGTAAGTTCATCACGCCTTTGTATCTGCTCACTCGTAGTTAGTTCGGTAAATTTCTCTTTTTTTGCCATTACTCTAGTACCTCAACTATCCGTCTTTGTACAAACTTAGTTTGCACAGGAAGCTTAGACCCTGCTAGTTCCATAGCGCGCTTTGCCATTTTAGCGTCTACACCATCCATTTCAAACATAATCGTTCCGGGTTTAACCATAGCCACCCACTTTTCGGGCGACCCCTTCCCTT contains these protein-coding regions:
- the rpmC gene encoding 50S ribosomal protein L29 yields the protein MAKKEKFTELTTSEQIQRRDELTKKLREYRFTAVMGKVENVMEKRNMRRAIARLNTLIHQKRNG
- the rplN gene encoding 50S ribosomal protein L14, coding for MIQVLTEMTVADNSGAKIARCIKVLGGSKKRYAKIGDIVVVAIREVTPNTPIKKGVVRKAVIVRVSKEYRRPDGSYVRFDDNACVLLDNNQNPVGKRIFGPVARELRETASFMKIISLAPEVL
- the rpsQ gene encoding 30S ribosomal protein S17, translated to MSEKAKKANRKTLIGIVSSDKMDKTIVVTVEGRILHPLYKKYVLKSKKYKAHDEKNEAAQGDKVMIEECRPLSKQKYFRLINIVEKAR
- the rplX gene encoding 50S ribosomal protein L24, whose protein sequence is MNTFKIKKGDLVTIIAGKDKKRTGKILRVDRVKNRVIVEGCNIIKKTQKPRQQGEKGAILELEGSLHISNVMLNCSKCGPVRTAFNFKDDKKVRVCKKCGGVV